A genomic window from Oceanobacillus timonensis includes:
- the pheA gene encoding prephenate dehydratase, with amino-acid sequence MKLTSIGYLGPKGTFTKLAVDATFNGEHKEAFKTIPECIDAVDNGEIDIGVVPLENAIEGTVQLTVDYLIHQVRIPVVGEIVVPIEQHLLVRGDIIHDVSEIKEVHSHSHAIAQCHQYLHQHLKNAQIAFTSSTGRAAEIVSSSDEPIAAVGNRSAASEYGLEIFKENIHDYPNNHTRFLVLSHYPEKVKIKSEPKGDKTTLLITLPSDKAGALHQILSAFAWRKMNLSKIESRPTKTGLGNYFFIIDVNQAYDDVLLPGAKAELEALGCQVTILGSYSVYDIL; translated from the coding sequence ATGAAGTTGACGAGTATTGGTTATTTAGGTCCTAAGGGAACATTTACAAAATTAGCAGTAGACGCAACCTTTAATGGGGAACATAAAGAAGCATTTAAGACCATTCCGGAATGTATTGATGCGGTAGATAATGGAGAAATTGATATCGGCGTTGTTCCGTTAGAAAATGCGATTGAGGGTACCGTGCAGTTAACGGTGGACTATTTGATTCATCAAGTACGCATCCCCGTAGTGGGAGAAATTGTTGTACCAATTGAGCAGCATTTACTTGTACGCGGAGATATTATCCACGATGTATCAGAAATAAAAGAGGTCCATTCACACAGCCATGCGATAGCACAATGTCATCAATATCTGCATCAGCATTTGAAGAATGCACAAATAGCCTTTACTTCTTCGACGGGAAGAGCAGCGGAAATAGTCAGCAGTTCGGATGAGCCGATTGCAGCGGTTGGGAATCGTTCTGCTGCTTCGGAGTATGGTCTGGAAATATTTAAAGAAAATATTCATGATTACCCTAATAATCATACGCGCTTTCTTGTTCTTTCCCACTATCCGGAGAAAGTTAAAATTAAAAGCGAACCTAAGGGAGATAAAACAACTCTTTTAATTACATTGCCAAGTGATAAGGCGGGGGCGCTGCATCAGATTCTCTCCGCTTTTGCGTGGCGTAAAATGAACTTATCCAAGATTGAATCCAGGCCTACGAAAACGGGATTAGGAAATTATTTCTTTATTATTGATGTGAATCAAGCATATGATGACGTTCTGCTTCCAGGTGCCAAGGCTGAGCTTGAAGCGCTTGGATGTCAGGTTACGATTCTTGGTTCATATTCTGTTTATGATATTTTATAA
- the safA gene encoding SafA/ExsA family spore coat assembly protein → MKIHIVQLGDTLWKLAEKYNASFEELKKVNAHLANPEKLMPGMKIKIPGSKKAVQTSKSKKEQQTTPVTTKKEESQPPAKEQQKKEQKKEQPKEQPKTEHPYKQKSQTPIAVLTEDDQKEKKKEQFEAVMPKMPQAPSMPILEKEMKKEKKQVKMEEPPKPEKPKQEKHTPDQQKQPTSIPSPLPQHAEQPQHQGAFDCETYQQPAEMPCEPVAFIPPMMPVFYMPCPPMPQMHPYPVQPGMQQSFPMMPPAGDCGCGGQSYVQPAQSHFQQMPAGFYEDPFGMPNQQFQEMTNHQQQSVNAPNQQTSNPGSYRTHGSDNQTATSNPNADNASFSSYKPNQMPTSASFMNAPRQSQNPAGSQRYFQPDHTALSNSPQEQPFYPKPPFFPEHPDEKHGSDS, encoded by the coding sequence TTGAAAATACACATTGTGCAGCTTGGAGATACATTATGGAAATTGGCAGAGAAGTACAATGCTTCTTTTGAAGAATTAAAAAAGGTGAATGCACACTTGGCTAACCCGGAAAAGCTGATGCCTGGGATGAAAATAAAAATACCTGGATCCAAAAAGGCAGTGCAAACAAGTAAATCGAAAAAAGAACAACAAACAACGCCAGTGACGACGAAAAAAGAAGAAAGTCAACCACCGGCGAAAGAACAACAAAAAAAAGAGCAGAAAAAAGAACAACCCAAAGAGCAACCAAAAACGGAGCATCCATATAAACAAAAATCACAGACACCAATCGCTGTATTAACAGAGGATGATCAAAAAGAAAAGAAAAAAGAACAATTCGAAGCAGTGATGCCAAAAATGCCGCAAGCGCCGTCAATGCCGATTTTAGAAAAAGAAATGAAGAAAGAAAAGAAACAAGTAAAAATGGAAGAGCCCCCAAAGCCTGAGAAACCAAAGCAGGAAAAACATACGCCAGATCAGCAGAAGCAACCAACAAGTATACCATCACCATTGCCGCAACATGCTGAACAGCCGCAGCACCAAGGCGCGTTTGATTGTGAAACATATCAACAGCCGGCAGAGATGCCTTGTGAACCAGTTGCTTTTATTCCGCCAATGATGCCGGTATTTTACATGCCTTGTCCACCGATGCCGCAAATGCATCCCTATCCTGTGCAGCCAGGAATGCAACAAAGTTTTCCAATGATGCCACCGGCGGGGGATTGTGGTTGTGGCGGACAGAGTTATGTTCAGCCGGCACAAAGTCATTTTCAACAGATGCCTGCAGGATTTTATGAGGACCCATTCGGAATGCCGAATCAGCAGTTTCAGGAAATGACTAATCACCAACAACAATCTGTTAACGCGCCGAATCAGCAAACGTCTAACCCTGGGTCTTATAGAACGCATGGATCAGATAATCAAACAGCAACATCCAATCCAAATGCAGATAATGCGTCATTTTCATCTTATAAACCGAATCAGATGCCGACATCAGCATCTTTTATGAATGCACCAAGACAGTCACAAAATCCAGCTGGAAGCCAACGTTATTTCCAGCCTGATCATACAGCGTTATCCAATTCACCACAGGAGCAGCCATTTTATCCGAAACCGCCATTTTTTCCGGAACATCCCGATGAGAAACATGGTTCCGATTCATAA
- a CDS encoding YhcN/YlaJ family sporulation lipoprotein, which yields MLKIRYIFYTASIMLLMTGCADTTTEKDTGNEQSVQPIHYEENRNQTPAERGNDAGRRGGNPSLQSFDREEAAAFQERIRKHPEVEDVQVVTEANRIVVAAQMKKGTDRRDFEEISRDIEQMLDTDKQLFIYNNTAKWERVKDFNAREEANQMGEDTERLFQDLFE from the coding sequence ATGTTGAAAATACGATATATATTTTATACTGCATCCATTATGTTATTGATGACAGGATGCGCCGATACAACGACTGAAAAGGATACAGGCAATGAGCAGTCTGTTCAGCCGATTCACTATGAAGAGAACAGAAACCAGACCCCTGCAGAACGAGGAAATGATGCTGGAAGGAGAGGTGGAAATCCGTCTTTACAATCTTTTGACAGGGAAGAAGCTGCTGCATTTCAAGAAAGGATTCGCAAACATCCAGAAGTAGAAGATGTACAGGTGGTTACCGAAGCCAATCGGATTGTTGTAGCTGCGCAAATGAAAAAAGGGACGGATAGGCGTGACTTTGAGGAAATAAGCAGAGATATTGAACAAATGCTGGACACAGATAAACAGCTGTTTATTTATAATAACACGGCAAAATGGGAGCGGGTGAAAGATTTTAATGCACGTGAGGAAGCAAACCAAATGGGGGAAGATACGGAACGCCTGTTTCAGGATCTGTTTGAATAG
- a CDS encoding YebC/PmpR family DNA-binding transcriptional regulator — translation MAGHSKWKNIQKRKNAQDAKKGKIFMRHAKDIYLAAKSGGGDMDTNAALRTAVDKAKADNMPNDNIERNIKKATGALDGATYEEITYEGYGPGGVAVIVNVLTDNKNRTASEIRHAFKKNGGNLGENGSVSFMFDRKGYIVIENEDGSIDEDTITLDALEAGAEDVSVEDDAYEIFTSPEDYQDVVSYLEEQSYKLADAEVTYIPQNYNSLSPEDEEKMMKLVDALEESEDVQDVHHNLESSK, via the coding sequence ATGGCTGGACATTCCAAATGGAAAAATATACAGAAGAGAAAAAATGCACAAGATGCAAAAAAAGGTAAAATTTTCATGAGACACGCAAAGGATATCTACTTGGCTGCAAAGAGCGGCGGCGGGGATATGGATACGAATGCTGCTTTAAGAACAGCTGTTGATAAAGCGAAAGCTGATAATATGCCAAACGATAATATAGAGAGAAATATTAAAAAAGCAACTGGAGCACTTGACGGTGCCACTTACGAGGAAATCACGTATGAAGGCTATGGCCCCGGTGGTGTGGCAGTAATTGTAAATGTGTTAACAGATAATAAAAATCGTACTGCTTCTGAAATCAGACACGCTTTTAAAAAGAATGGCGGAAATCTAGGTGAAAATGGAAGTGTCTCCTTTATGTTTGATCGTAAAGGTTACATTGTCATTGAAAATGAAGATGGATCCATTGATGAAGATACCATTACTTTAGATGCACTGGAAGCTGGAGCAGAAGATGTCAGTGTGGAAGATGACGCATATGAAATCTTCACGAGTCCAGAAGATTATCAGGATGTTGTTTCTTATTTAGAAGAACAGTCTTACAAGCTGGCTGATGCAGAAGTTACCTACATTCCACAAAATTATAATTCGCTGTCTCCTGAAGATGAAGAGAAGATGATGAAGTTAGTAGATGCCCTGGAAGAAAGTGAAGATGTGCAAGATGTTCATCATAATCTGGAGTCGAGTAAATAA
- the ruvA gene encoding Holliday junction branch migration protein RuvA: MIAYIKGKLTSIKENAVIVDVHGVGYEIHCPNPYVFEPEMNQQVQIHTHHHVREDAQILFGFRNTDEKYLFTKLISVSGIGPKGALAILAGVNIQGFISAVENEDEKFLTTFPGVGKKTARQIILDLKGKLVHDFAIESTAEQSSEATAGTSEREIVSEALDALKALGFTSSELKKITPQLKSDQTLTNTDEVIRKAFTLLAK, from the coding sequence ATGATTGCATATATAAAAGGGAAGCTTACTTCAATAAAAGAGAATGCTGTCATTGTGGATGTACACGGGGTTGGGTATGAGATTCATTGTCCCAATCCTTATGTATTTGAACCGGAAATGAATCAGCAAGTCCAAATACATACGCATCATCATGTCCGGGAGGACGCACAAATTTTATTCGGGTTTCGAAATACGGATGAGAAATATTTATTTACGAAGCTTATCTCTGTATCAGGAATTGGTCCCAAAGGTGCTTTGGCAATCTTAGCCGGCGTTAATATTCAAGGTTTTATTTCGGCCGTTGAAAATGAAGATGAAAAATTTCTGACGACCTTTCCTGGAGTCGGGAAAAAAACGGCCCGTCAGATTATTTTGGACTTAAAAGGAAAGCTGGTTCATGATTTCGCTATAGAAAGTACTGCGGAGCAATCTTCTGAAGCAACAGCAGGCACCAGTGAACGCGAAATTGTTTCGGAAGCATTGGATGCCTTAAAAGCACTAGGCTTTACGTCAAGTGAACTGAAGAAAATTACGCCACAATTGAAATCAGACCAAACACTCACAAATACAGATGAGGTTATTCGTAAGGCATTTACACTATTAGCAAAATAA
- the ruvB gene encoding Holliday junction branch migration DNA helicase RuvB: MDERMIDGNLQDEDVSIEQSLRPLQLEDYIGQPKVKENLSIFIQAAKMREEPLDHVLLFGPPGLGKTTLASIIANEMGVQFRSTSGPAIERAGDLAAILSSLEPGDVLFIDEVHRLPRSVEEVLYPAMEDFFIDIVIGSGPSARSVRIDLPPFTLVGATTRSGLLSAPLRDRFGVLSRLEYYDVADLRQIVMRTADIFHMTISEDAAVEIASRSRGTPRIANRLLKRVRDISQVKGETEISFETSRQALKMLQVDESGLDHIDHKLLKEIIEGFQGGPVGLDTIAATIGEESQTIEEVYEPFLLQLGFIQRTPRGRKVTPKAYEHFGIPMVNGEE, encoded by the coding sequence TTGGATGAACGGATGATTGACGGAAACCTGCAGGATGAGGATGTATCAATAGAGCAAAGTTTAAGACCGCTGCAATTAGAGGATTACATTGGTCAGCCCAAGGTAAAAGAGAATTTAAGTATCTTTATCCAAGCAGCAAAAATGCGGGAAGAACCACTTGACCATGTACTACTGTTCGGGCCGCCGGGATTGGGTAAAACAACACTGGCTTCTATTATTGCTAATGAGATGGGTGTTCAATTCAGGTCTACTTCCGGTCCGGCCATTGAGCGGGCAGGAGATTTAGCAGCCATTCTTTCTTCATTGGAGCCTGGCGATGTCTTGTTTATTGATGAAGTACACCGCCTTCCTCGTTCTGTGGAAGAAGTACTGTATCCGGCAATGGAAGACTTTTTTATCGATATCGTGATAGGGAGCGGGCCAAGTGCCCGGAGTGTACGTATTGATTTACCTCCGTTTACCCTGGTAGGGGCAACCACACGGTCAGGGCTGTTAAGTGCGCCGTTACGTGACCGGTTTGGGGTACTCAGCCGGCTCGAATATTACGATGTGGCGGACTTGCGTCAAATTGTCATGCGCACAGCCGATATATTTCATATGACTATCTCGGAAGATGCGGCTGTAGAAATTGCCAGCAGGTCCAGAGGGACACCGCGTATTGCCAATCGTTTATTAAAAAGAGTGCGTGATATTTCGCAGGTAAAAGGGGAAACAGAAATTAGTTTTGAAACATCCAGACAAGCTTTAAAAATGTTGCAAGTTGATGAATCCGGCTTGGATCATATTGACCATAAGCTGTTGAAAGAAATTATCGAAGGTTTTCAAGGCGGTCCCGTCGGCTTAGATACCATTGCAGCTACAATTGGAGAAGAATCGCAGACGATTGAAGAAGTATACGAACCCTTTCTGCTTCAATTAGGGTTTATTCAGCGGACTCCGAGAGGAAGAAAAGTTACCCCGAAAGCTTATGAACATTTTGGAATACCAATGGTAAATGGAGAAGAATAA
- a CDS encoding DUF2905 domain-containing protein: protein MGKMFIIAGIVLIVIGLLWSFIGRLPGDFTFQKGNMTFHFPLMTSILVSVILTLILFIINRFR, encoded by the coding sequence ATGGGAAAAATGTTTATCATTGCCGGAATTGTTCTGATTGTCATTGGTTTACTTTGGTCGTTTATCGGGAGACTGCCGGGTGATTTTACATTCCAAAAAGGAAATATGACCTTTCATTTCCCGTTAATGACTTCCATTCTCGTTAGTGTTATATTGACGCTGATTTTGTTTATTATAAACAGGTTCAGATAA
- the queA gene encoding tRNA preQ1(34) S-adenosylmethionine ribosyltransferase-isomerase QueA, translating to MNIEDFDFDLPEELIAQTPLKDRSASRLCVLDKQTGHIQHQHFSDIIDYLHAGDCLVLNDTKVLPARLYGVKEDTGAKLEVLLLHQEEGDSWEVLVKPAKKVKKGTVIDFGDGLLKAVCTDIKEHGGRTVEFSYQGIFYEILDELGEMPLPPYIKEQLSEKDRYQTVYAKEKGSAAAPTAGLHFTDELLQQIRDKGVEIVFITLHVGLGTFRPVSVDSVEDHTMHSEFYRMSKEASEALNTAKREGRRIISVGTTSTRTLETIARDHHGSFAETSGWTDIFIYPPYQYQAIDGLITNFHLPKSTLIMLVSALAGKDEVLHAYREAVKERYRFFSFGDAMLII from the coding sequence ATGAATATAGAAGATTTTGATTTTGACCTGCCTGAGGAATTAATTGCGCAAACGCCGTTGAAAGATCGAAGTGCATCCAGATTATGTGTGTTGGATAAGCAGACAGGTCACATACAGCACCAGCATTTTTCAGATATTATAGACTATCTGCATGCAGGAGACTGTCTTGTTTTAAACGATACCAAGGTATTGCCGGCCCGTTTGTATGGTGTAAAAGAAGATACCGGTGCAAAGCTGGAGGTTCTTTTACTGCATCAAGAAGAAGGCGACAGCTGGGAAGTATTAGTAAAACCTGCCAAGAAAGTGAAAAAAGGTACCGTTATTGATTTCGGGGACGGCTTATTAAAAGCTGTTTGCACCGATATCAAAGAGCATGGTGGGCGTACAGTGGAATTTTCTTATCAAGGTATTTTTTATGAGATATTAGATGAGCTTGGTGAAATGCCGCTGCCGCCATATATTAAGGAACAACTGTCTGAAAAAGACCGTTACCAGACGGTGTATGCAAAAGAAAAAGGATCAGCTGCTGCACCTACTGCCGGTCTTCACTTTACCGATGAATTATTACAGCAGATAAGAGACAAAGGGGTCGAAATTGTTTTTATTACGCTCCATGTCGGACTCGGTACATTTCGCCCTGTCAGCGTAGATTCGGTGGAAGACCATACGATGCACAGTGAGTTTTATCGTATGTCCAAAGAGGCTAGTGAAGCATTGAATACTGCAAAGAGAGAGGGAAGAAGAATTATTTCGGTGGGCACGACTTCTACCCGCACATTGGAAACCATTGCCCGTGATCATCATGGTTCTTTTGCAGAAACAAGCGGCTGGACAGATATTTTTATCTATCCGCCTTATCAGTACCAGGCGATTGATGGTTTGATTACGAATTTTCATCTGCCTAAATCAACGCTTATTATGCTTGTCAGTGCTTTGGCCGGGAAAGATGAAGTGCTTCATGCATACCGCGAGGCGGTGAAAGAGCGTTACCGCTTTTTCAGTTTTGGGGATGCCATGCTAATTATCTAG
- the tgt gene encoding tRNA guanosine(34) transglycosylase Tgt, with amino-acid sequence MTPITYELIKTDKQTGARLGRVHTPHGSFDTPTFMPVGTLATVKTMSPEELHAMQANIILSNTYHLWLRPGEDIIEEAGGLHQFMNWDKAILTDSGGFQVFSLSDMRQIEEKGVHFRNHLNGEKLFLSPEKAMHIQNALGSDIMMAFDECPPYPAAYDYMKSSVERTSRWAERCLEAHKRPETQGLFGIVQGGEYEELRKQSARDLVSLDFPGYAIGGLSVGEPKDVMNHMLEFTTPLLPANKPRYLMGVGSPDALIDGAMRGIDMFDCVLPTRIARNGTCMTSNGRLVVRNAKYARDFTPIDEHCDCHVCKNYTRAYIRHLIKCNETFGFRLTTYHNLHFLLKLMEQVRTAIREDRLGDFKESFFEQYGLNQENPKNF; translated from the coding sequence ATGACACCGATAACGTATGAATTAATCAAAACAGATAAACAGACAGGAGCGAGACTTGGTCGTGTCCATACACCGCATGGTTCTTTTGATACACCCACTTTTATGCCGGTCGGTACACTCGCAACTGTAAAAACAATGAGTCCGGAAGAATTGCATGCGATGCAGGCAAATATTATCTTATCAAACACCTACCACTTGTGGCTGCGTCCGGGAGAAGATATTATTGAGGAAGCCGGCGGTCTGCATCAGTTTATGAATTGGGATAAAGCGATTTTGACAGATTCCGGTGGTTTTCAAGTATTCAGCTTGAGTGATATGCGCCAGATCGAGGAGAAAGGTGTTCATTTTCGAAACCATTTAAACGGGGAGAAACTTTTCTTATCACCGGAAAAAGCAATGCATATCCAAAATGCGTTGGGATCCGATATTATGATGGCATTTGATGAATGTCCTCCGTACCCTGCGGCATATGATTATATGAAGTCATCTGTTGAACGGACTTCCAGGTGGGCTGAACGTTGTCTCGAAGCGCATAAGCGTCCGGAAACCCAAGGATTATTCGGAATTGTTCAAGGTGGCGAATATGAAGAACTGCGGAAACAGAGTGCAAGAGATTTAGTCTCCCTCGACTTTCCCGGCTATGCGATTGGGGGATTATCAGTCGGTGAACCGAAAGACGTTATGAATCACATGCTGGAATTCACGACGCCATTATTACCGGCGAATAAACCAAGGTATTTAATGGGGGTAGGATCTCCGGACGCACTTATTGATGGTGCGATGCGCGGCATTGATATGTTTGATTGTGTGCTGCCGACCCGGATTGCCAGAAATGGAACCTGCATGACTTCAAACGGCAGATTAGTCGTTCGGAACGCAAAATATGCACGTGATTTCACGCCGATAGACGAGCATTGTGACTGTCATGTTTGTAAAAATTACACAAGAGCTTACATTCGTCATTTAATAAAATGCAACGAAACATTCGGATTCCGACTTACGACTTATCATAACCTGCATTTTCTGTTAAAATTAATGGAGCAAGTCCGAACTGCTATAAGAGAAGATCGACTTGGT